A part of Strix aluco isolate bStrAlu1 chromosome 21, bStrAlu1.hap1, whole genome shotgun sequence genomic DNA contains:
- the DGKE gene encoding diacylglycerol kinase epsilon isoform X2: protein MEGTGSRSGSSSSVVADWSLVFWTLCSVILPVLITLWCSFQRSRRQVLIRDIFRKSKHDWHYTYLFGQPSYCCVCAEHILRGAFCNCCGLRVSEACLKKADQLFLCKEIMMRSNGAHSSMPHHWIRGNVPLCSCCMICTQQCGTQPKLCDYRCVWCQYTVHDECMMDCLKTEECTFGEFRDLIIPPYYLSTINQMRKDKRTNYEKVVPYCRKHWMPVIILANTRSGNNMGETLLGEFKILLNPVQVFDLSKIAPAKALQLCTLLPCNAVRVLVCGGDGTVGWVLDAIDEMKIKGQERYIPQVAILPLGTGNDLSNTLGWGAGYAGEVPVEQILQNVMEADGIKLDRWKVQVTNKGYYNLRKPKVFTMNNYFSIGPDALMALNFHAHREKTPSLFSSRIINKAVYFFYGTKDCLVQECKDLNKKVELELDGERIELPNLEGIIVLNIGYWGGGCRLWEGMGDEPYPLARHDDGLLEVVGVHGSFHCAQIQVKLANPVRLGQAHTVRVFLFLGTKQLETPFTLVRSFKYLLLENRLEFLLVAKENATMFEHTLRK, encoded by the exons ATGGAAGGCACGGGGAGCAGAAGCGGCTCTTCCTCCTCGGTCGTCGCAGACTGGAGTTTGGTGTTTTGGACTCTGTGCTCTGTGATCCTGCCGGTGCTGATCACCTTGTGGTGCAGCTTCCAGCGGTCCCGGCGGCAGGTGTTGATACGAGACATCTTTCGCAAGAGCAAGCATGACTGGCACTACACATACCTCTTTGGCCAGCCCTCCTACTGCTGCGTGTGTGCTGAGCACATCCTTCGGGGTGCTTTCTGCAACTGCTGCGGGCTGCGTGTCAGCGAAGCGTGCCTCAAGAAGGCTGACCAGCTTTTCCTCTGCAAGGAAATTATGATGAGGAGCAATGGTGCCCACAGCTCTATGCCACACCACTGGATCAGGGGCAACGTCCcgctctgcagctgctgcatgaTATGCACACAACAGTGCGGCACACAGCCCAAGCTCTGCGACTACAG ATGTGTGTGGTGTCAGTACACTGTACATGATGAATGCATGATGGATTGTTTAAAGACTGAGGAGTGCACATTTGGAGAATTCAGAGATTTAATTATTCCACCATACTACTTGTCTACGATCAACCAGATGCGTAAAGACAAAAGGACAAATTACGAAAAG GTAGTAccttactgcagaaaacactggaTGCCAGTAATCATACTGGCTAATACTCGTAGTGGAAACAACATGGGTGAAACTTTGCTAGGAGAATTTAAAATTCTGCTGAACCCCGTTCAG gtTTTTGATCTAAGCAAAATTGCACCTGCTAAAGCACTCCAACTTTGTACCTTGCTGCCTTGCAATGCTGTCAGAGTTCTTGTCTGTGGTGGGGATGGCACAGTAGGCTGGGTCCTGGATGCAATTGATGAAATGAAGATAAAG GGGCAAGAACGTTATATTCCACAAGTTGCAATTTTACCTCTGGGAACAGGTAATGACCTGTCTAATACACTGGGCTGGGGTGCAGGTTATGCTGGAGAAGTCCCTGTAGAACAAATCTTACAAAATGTCATGGAGGCAGATGGAATCAAACTAGACAG ATGGAAGGTTCAAGTAACAAACAAAGGATACTATAACTTAAGGAAACCAAAG GTATTCACAATGAACAACTACTTTTCTATAGGACCTGATGCTCTCATGGCTTTAAATTTTCATGCTCATCGTGAGAAGACTCCCTCTCTGTTTTCCAGCAGAATTATTAACAAG gctgtttattttttttatggaaCCAAAGACTGCTTAGTACAAGAATGTAAAGATCTTAACAAAAAGGTTGAG CTAGAGTTGGATGGTGAGAGAATTGAGTTGCCCAATTTGGAAGGCATCATTGTCCTGAATATTGGATACTGGGGAGGTGGCTGTAGGCTGTGGGAAGGAATGGGTGATGAACCTTACCCCTTGGCAAG ACATGATGATGGACTTCTGGAAGTTGTTGGCGTTCATGGTTCTTTCCACTGTGCCCAGATTCAGGTGAAGCTAGCAAATCCTGTTCGCCTAGGGCAGGCACATACAGTGAGG
- the DGKE gene encoding diacylglycerol kinase epsilon isoform X3 → MEGTGSRSGSSSSVVADWSLVFWTLCSVILPVLITLWCSFQRSRRQVLIRDIFRKSKHDWHYTYLFGQPSYCCVCAEHILRGAFCNCCGLRVSEACLKKADQLFLCKEIMMRSNGAHSSMPHHWIRGNVPLCSCCMICTQQCGTQPKLCDYRCVWCQYTVHDECMMDCLKTEECTFGEFRDLIIPPYYLSTINQMRKDKRTNYEKVVPYCRKHWMPVIILANTRSGNNMGETLLGEFKILLNPVQVFDLSKIAPAKALQLCTLLPCNAVRVLVCGGDGTVGWVLDAIDEMKIKGQERYIPQVAILPLGTGNDLSNTLGWGAGYAGEVPVEQILQNVMEADGIKLDRWKVQVTNKGYYNLRKPKVFTMNNYFSIGPDALMALNFHAHREKTPSLFSSRIINKAVYFFYGTKDCLVQECKDLNKKVELELDGERIELPNLEGIIVLNIGYWGGGCRLWEGMGDEPYPLARHDDGLLEVVGVHGSFHCAQIQVKLANPVRLGQAHTVRKKAG, encoded by the exons ATGGAAGGCACGGGGAGCAGAAGCGGCTCTTCCTCCTCGGTCGTCGCAGACTGGAGTTTGGTGTTTTGGACTCTGTGCTCTGTGATCCTGCCGGTGCTGATCACCTTGTGGTGCAGCTTCCAGCGGTCCCGGCGGCAGGTGTTGATACGAGACATCTTTCGCAAGAGCAAGCATGACTGGCACTACACATACCTCTTTGGCCAGCCCTCCTACTGCTGCGTGTGTGCTGAGCACATCCTTCGGGGTGCTTTCTGCAACTGCTGCGGGCTGCGTGTCAGCGAAGCGTGCCTCAAGAAGGCTGACCAGCTTTTCCTCTGCAAGGAAATTATGATGAGGAGCAATGGTGCCCACAGCTCTATGCCACACCACTGGATCAGGGGCAACGTCCcgctctgcagctgctgcatgaTATGCACACAACAGTGCGGCACACAGCCCAAGCTCTGCGACTACAG ATGTGTGTGGTGTCAGTACACTGTACATGATGAATGCATGATGGATTGTTTAAAGACTGAGGAGTGCACATTTGGAGAATTCAGAGATTTAATTATTCCACCATACTACTTGTCTACGATCAACCAGATGCGTAAAGACAAAAGGACAAATTACGAAAAG GTAGTAccttactgcagaaaacactggaTGCCAGTAATCATACTGGCTAATACTCGTAGTGGAAACAACATGGGTGAAACTTTGCTAGGAGAATTTAAAATTCTGCTGAACCCCGTTCAG gtTTTTGATCTAAGCAAAATTGCACCTGCTAAAGCACTCCAACTTTGTACCTTGCTGCCTTGCAATGCTGTCAGAGTTCTTGTCTGTGGTGGGGATGGCACAGTAGGCTGGGTCCTGGATGCAATTGATGAAATGAAGATAAAG GGGCAAGAACGTTATATTCCACAAGTTGCAATTTTACCTCTGGGAACAGGTAATGACCTGTCTAATACACTGGGCTGGGGTGCAGGTTATGCTGGAGAAGTCCCTGTAGAACAAATCTTACAAAATGTCATGGAGGCAGATGGAATCAAACTAGACAG ATGGAAGGTTCAAGTAACAAACAAAGGATACTATAACTTAAGGAAACCAAAG GTATTCACAATGAACAACTACTTTTCTATAGGACCTGATGCTCTCATGGCTTTAAATTTTCATGCTCATCGTGAGAAGACTCCCTCTCTGTTTTCCAGCAGAATTATTAACAAG gctgtttattttttttatggaaCCAAAGACTGCTTAGTACAAGAATGTAAAGATCTTAACAAAAAGGTTGAG CTAGAGTTGGATGGTGAGAGAATTGAGTTGCCCAATTTGGAAGGCATCATTGTCCTGAATATTGGATACTGGGGAGGTGGCTGTAGGCTGTGGGAAGGAATGGGTGATGAACCTTACCCCTTGGCAAG ACATGATGATGGACTTCTGGAAGTTGTTGGCGTTCATGGTTCTTTCCACTGTGCCCAGATTCAGGTGAAGCTAGCAAATCCTGTTCGCCTAGGGCAGGCACATACAGTGAGG
- the C21H17orf67 gene encoding uncharacterized protein C17orf67 homolog — protein sequence MKKLLVFVSFLVLMITFTDTSPILTEKDAKQILRTRREDRPRKAGFPDEPMREYMLHLQRLEQRSEEQFLEHWLNPHCLPHCNRDLVHPI from the exons ATGAAGAAGTTACTTGTGTTTGTCTCCTTTTTGGTCCTGATGATCACTTTTACAG ACACTTCACCAATTTTGACTGAAAAAGATGCCAAACAGATTCTGAGAACTCGTCGTGAAGACAGACCAAGAAAAGCTGGTTTCCCTGATGAGCCAATGAGG GAATATATGCTTCACCTCCAGCGCTTGGAGCAGAGATCAGAAGAACAATTCCTTGAACACTGGTTGAATCCACATTGCCTCCCACACTGCAACAGGGATTTAGTGCATCCAATCTAA
- the DGKE gene encoding diacylglycerol kinase epsilon isoform X1, which yields MEGTGSRSGSSSSVVADWSLVFWTLCSVILPVLITLWCSFQRSRRQVLIRDIFRKSKHDWHYTYLFGQPSYCCVCAEHILRGAFCNCCGLRVSEACLKKADQLFLCKEIMMRSNGAHSSMPHHWIRGNVPLCSCCMICTQQCGTQPKLCDYRCVWCQYTVHDECMMDCLKTEECTFGEFRDLIIPPYYLSTINQMRKDKRTNYEKVVPYCRKHWMPVIILANTRSGNNMGETLLGEFKILLNPVQVFDLSKIAPAKALQLCTLLPCNAVRVLVCGGDGTVGWVLDAIDEMKIKGQERYIPQVAILPLGTGNDLSNTLGWGAGYAGEVPVEQILQNVMEADGIKLDRWKVQVTNKGYYNLRKPKVFTMNNYFSIGPDALMALNFHAHREKTPSLFSSRIINKAVYFFYGTKDCLVQECKDLNKKVELELDGERIELPNLEGIIVLNIGYWGGGCRLWEGMGDEPYPLARHDDGLLEVVGVHGSFHCAQIQVKLANPVRLGQAHTVRLILKSSKMPMQVDGEPWAQGPCTVTITHKTHALMLYHSGEQTDDDASSVSEQDHVREQTDEDV from the exons ATGGAAGGCACGGGGAGCAGAAGCGGCTCTTCCTCCTCGGTCGTCGCAGACTGGAGTTTGGTGTTTTGGACTCTGTGCTCTGTGATCCTGCCGGTGCTGATCACCTTGTGGTGCAGCTTCCAGCGGTCCCGGCGGCAGGTGTTGATACGAGACATCTTTCGCAAGAGCAAGCATGACTGGCACTACACATACCTCTTTGGCCAGCCCTCCTACTGCTGCGTGTGTGCTGAGCACATCCTTCGGGGTGCTTTCTGCAACTGCTGCGGGCTGCGTGTCAGCGAAGCGTGCCTCAAGAAGGCTGACCAGCTTTTCCTCTGCAAGGAAATTATGATGAGGAGCAATGGTGCCCACAGCTCTATGCCACACCACTGGATCAGGGGCAACGTCCcgctctgcagctgctgcatgaTATGCACACAACAGTGCGGCACACAGCCCAAGCTCTGCGACTACAG ATGTGTGTGGTGTCAGTACACTGTACATGATGAATGCATGATGGATTGTTTAAAGACTGAGGAGTGCACATTTGGAGAATTCAGAGATTTAATTATTCCACCATACTACTTGTCTACGATCAACCAGATGCGTAAAGACAAAAGGACAAATTACGAAAAG GTAGTAccttactgcagaaaacactggaTGCCAGTAATCATACTGGCTAATACTCGTAGTGGAAACAACATGGGTGAAACTTTGCTAGGAGAATTTAAAATTCTGCTGAACCCCGTTCAG gtTTTTGATCTAAGCAAAATTGCACCTGCTAAAGCACTCCAACTTTGTACCTTGCTGCCTTGCAATGCTGTCAGAGTTCTTGTCTGTGGTGGGGATGGCACAGTAGGCTGGGTCCTGGATGCAATTGATGAAATGAAGATAAAG GGGCAAGAACGTTATATTCCACAAGTTGCAATTTTACCTCTGGGAACAGGTAATGACCTGTCTAATACACTGGGCTGGGGTGCAGGTTATGCTGGAGAAGTCCCTGTAGAACAAATCTTACAAAATGTCATGGAGGCAGATGGAATCAAACTAGACAG ATGGAAGGTTCAAGTAACAAACAAAGGATACTATAACTTAAGGAAACCAAAG GTATTCACAATGAACAACTACTTTTCTATAGGACCTGATGCTCTCATGGCTTTAAATTTTCATGCTCATCGTGAGAAGACTCCCTCTCTGTTTTCCAGCAGAATTATTAACAAG gctgtttattttttttatggaaCCAAAGACTGCTTAGTACAAGAATGTAAAGATCTTAACAAAAAGGTTGAG CTAGAGTTGGATGGTGAGAGAATTGAGTTGCCCAATTTGGAAGGCATCATTGTCCTGAATATTGGATACTGGGGAGGTGGCTGTAGGCTGTGGGAAGGAATGGGTGATGAACCTTACCCCTTGGCAAG ACATGATGATGGACTTCTGGAAGTTGTTGGCGTTCATGGTTCTTTCCACTGTGCCCAGATTCAGGTGAAGCTAGCAAATCCTGTTCGCCTAGGGCAGGCACATACAGTGAGG CTGATCCTGAAGAGTTCAAAGATGCCGATGCAGGTGGATGGAGAGCCGTGGGCTCAGGGGCCCTGCACTGTTACCATAACTCATAAGACACATGCACTGATGTTGTATCACTCCGGTGAGCAAACGGATGATGACGCTTCCAGCGTGTCTGAGCAAGACCACGTGAGAGAACAGACGGATGAAGATGTATAG